A part of Lacinutrix sp. 5H-3-7-4 genomic DNA contains:
- a CDS encoding nucleoside-diphosphate kinase: protein MATNRTFTMLKPDSVEKGHIGAILEKINASGFRIVAMKLTQMTKADAEAFYAIHNERPFFGELVEYMTRGPIVAAVLEKENAVEDFRTLIGATNPADAAEGTIRKLYAASIGENAVHGSDSDENAAIESAFHFSGREMF from the coding sequence ATGGCAACAAATAGAACATTTACAATGCTTAAGCCTGATAGTGTAGAAAAAGGACACATTGGCGCAATTTTAGAAAAAATAAACGCTTCAGGTTTTAGAATCGTAGCAATGAAATTAACGCAAATGACTAAAGCAGATGCTGAGGCATTTTACGCAATTCACAACGAAAGACCTTTCTTTGGTGAATTAGTAGAGTACATGACACGCGGACCTATTGTAGCTGCTGTTTTAGAAAAAGAAAACGCAGTTGAAGATTTTAGAACTTTAATAGGTGCTACAAATCCTGCAGATGCTGCAGAAGGAACAATTAGAAAATTATACGCAGCTTCTATTGGAGAAAATGCTGTACACGGTAGCGATAGTGATGAAAATGCTGCTATCGAAAGTGCTTTTCACTTTTCAGGAAGAGAAATGTTTTAA
- a CDS encoding bifunctional oligoribonuclease/PAP phosphatase NrnA, whose protein sequence is MTTQDILDIKSLLATPKKIVVIPHKNPDGDAIGSTLGLLHYLLKLNHDAVIVAPNDYPEFLKWLPKEDSILKYDTQTVESENIINHADIIFTLDFNALHRTGNMEPVLERSDAIKIMIDHHQQPDNYAKYMFSDVSMSSTCEMVYHFLTKLEALEVVDKDIATCLYVGIMTDTGSFRFRSTTSTTHRIIADLIDKGADNTQIHNNVFDTNSFNRMQLLGCALSNLKVLPEYNTAYITLSQDELQQLDYKKGDTEGFVNYALSLNKTVLAAIFIEDKKQGIIKISLRSKGDFSVNEMSRAHFEGGGHTNAAGGKSTTSLEATVEKFISILPTYSKALNNE, encoded by the coding sequence ATGACAACACAAGATATATTAGATATAAAATCGCTATTAGCAACGCCTAAAAAAATAGTTGTTATTCCTCATAAAAATCCAGATGGTGATGCCATTGGTTCTACATTAGGGTTATTACACTACCTATTAAAATTAAATCACGATGCAGTAATTGTTGCTCCAAACGATTACCCTGAGTTTTTAAAGTGGTTACCAAAAGAGGATTCTATTTTAAAATACGATACGCAAACCGTAGAAAGCGAAAACATTATTAACCATGCCGATATTATTTTTACACTAGATTTTAATGCTTTACATAGAACTGGTAATATGGAACCTGTTTTAGAACGTAGTGATGCAATTAAAATTATGATTGATCATCATCAACAACCCGATAATTATGCTAAATATATGTTTAGCGATGTTAGCATGAGTTCTACCTGCGAAATGGTTTATCACTTTTTAACTAAACTTGAAGCTTTAGAAGTTGTGGATAAAGATATTGCGACTTGTTTATATGTTGGTATTATGACAGATACTGGCTCTTTTAGATTTAGATCTACCACAAGTACAACACACCGTATAATTGCAGACTTAATAGATAAAGGTGCAGATAATACACAAATACATAACAATGTTTTTGATACAAACTCGTTTAATAGAATGCAATTATTAGGTTGTGCGCTTAGTAATTTAAAAGTTTTACCAGAGTATAATACTGCATATATTACATTATCGCAAGACGAGTTACAACAATTAGATTATAAAAAAGGAGATACCGAAGGTTTTGTAAACTATGCATTATCACTAAATAAAACAGTTCTAGCTGCTATTTTTATAGAAGATAAAAAGCAAGGAATAATTAAAATTTCGTTACGATCTAAAGGTGATTTTTCTGTAAACGAAATGTCTCGTGCTCATTTTGAAGGTGGCGGTCATACTAATGCTGCTGGAGGAAAAAGCACAACATCTCTAGAAGCAACAGTTGAAAAATTTATTAGTATATTACCAACCTATAGTAAAGCCCTAAATAATGAATAA
- a CDS encoding DUF721 domain-containing protein has product MAKRNNNLLNISDALKDFVETNNLEKGLDKVNVREAWANLMGNGVNNYTTAIELKNDTLFVQLSSSVLREELSYGKEKIVKMLNEALEKDLIKKIILR; this is encoded by the coding sequence ATGGCAAAACGCAATAACAATTTATTAAACATCTCTGATGCCTTAAAAGATTTTGTAGAAACAAATAATTTAGAAAAAGGTTTAGATAAAGTTAATGTTCGTGAAGCATGGGCTAATTTAATGGGAAATGGTGTTAATAATTATACAACTGCTATAGAACTTAAAAACGATACTTTGTTTGTACAACTAAGCTCTAGCGTACTTAGAGAAGAACTTAGTTACGGAAAAGAAAAAATTGTAAAAATGCTTAATGAGGCACTAGAAAAAGACTTAATAAAAAAAATAATACTTAGGTAG
- a CDS encoding M4 family metallopeptidase, whose protein sequence is MNTLKQSLYFLFFFSIIANAQNSQDALTNLKKNTNATITVNTHSGVPEFIKFPNASALKIRGASHEEKALQFLNDNKSVFKLNTVESAFKINKPKLDNIGNSRLILNQIHNDVPVYDGKLLFHFNSQGDLTAINGNYIPQIKINTQPSIGAASAKSIAIQEIINQNINNSGEALFIESNMLFVFQKGLAQGYQGANYLVYKVEVTNALDVREFIFVNAHSGEIVEQFTGIAHALDRVIYENDTSNVAWQEGDALPGTLTIWQRNEVEASGHVYHFFNNAFGFASYDGADAQMQTINNNPNINCPNASWNGVTANYCDGTAADDVIAHEWGHAYTQFTSGLIYQWQSGAINESYSDIWGETVDLLNNYEDTDDDNSIRTNGCGSSDRWRIAEDATAFSSAIRDMWDPTCNGDPGKVTDAEYLCGTADNGGVHINSGIPNHAYALLVDGGNYNGQVIIGIGFTKAAHIFWRAQSQYLTATSDFVNLADALEASANDLLGVNLEGLSTTSTPVGPSGEIITPADVQQVINAILAVELRVNPDACGYTPVLVDTAPLCDNANNNPIFFEDWENGIGNWTLSQDQTAGTWTARDWEIETSLPNGRTGSGIYAINAPIGAPQYGGDCASDFQNGIMRLQSPVITLPDFTDGNFELAFNHYISIEPSWDGGNIKMSINGGTWDIIPSTAFTANPYNGTLNGPGQNDNPMAGENVFTGTDEGSNKGSWGTSIIDLGSLGVLANDTIQFRFEMGTDGCNGREGWYLDEFRVYNCAYALSVSEFENLESYVTVYPNPSNGIFTLQNKKPTTLVNAKVYDINGRLIKTINLSNMASEKIIDLSEFSSGLYFMSVASQTSTTVIKLLKQ, encoded by the coding sequence ATGAATACCTTAAAACAATCGCTATACTTTCTTTTTTTCTTTTCAATTATAGCCAATGCTCAAAACTCTCAAGATGCATTAACTAATTTAAAAAAGAATACCAACGCTACAATTACTGTTAATACTCATTCTGGAGTTCCAGAGTTTATAAAATTCCCTAATGCTTCAGCTTTAAAAATTAGAGGTGCATCGCATGAAGAAAAAGCGCTTCAGTTTTTAAATGATAACAAATCTGTTTTTAAGCTTAACACTGTTGAAAGTGCCTTTAAAATAAATAAACCAAAACTGGATAATATTGGAAATTCACGTTTAATTTTAAATCAAATTCATAATGATGTACCAGTTTACGATGGTAAATTATTGTTTCATTTTAATTCTCAAGGAGATTTAACAGCTATAAATGGTAACTATATTCCGCAAATAAAAATAAATACTCAACCGTCAATAGGTGCAGCTTCAGCAAAATCAATTGCTATTCAGGAAATTATTAATCAAAACATAAATAATTCTGGAGAAGCTTTGTTTATAGAATCAAATATGTTATTTGTTTTCCAAAAGGGATTAGCCCAAGGTTATCAAGGAGCTAATTATTTAGTTTATAAAGTTGAGGTAACAAATGCTTTAGATGTAAGAGAATTTATATTTGTAAATGCTCATAGTGGTGAAATTGTAGAACAATTTACAGGAATCGCTCATGCATTAGATAGGGTGATTTACGAAAACGATACAAGCAATGTAGCCTGGCAAGAAGGCGATGCTTTACCCGGAACGTTAACCATTTGGCAACGTAATGAGGTTGAGGCTTCTGGTCATGTTTATCATTTTTTTAATAATGCTTTTGGTTTTGCTTCATACGATGGAGCAGATGCACAAATGCAAACTATAAATAATAACCCTAATATTAATTGCCCTAATGCAAGTTGGAATGGAGTAACAGCGAATTATTGCGATGGTACTGCTGCAGATGATGTTATTGCGCATGAATGGGGACACGCATATACACAATTTACAAGCGGCTTAATTTATCAATGGCAATCTGGAGCTATTAATGAATCATATTCAGATATTTGGGGAGAAACTGTAGATCTTTTAAATAATTATGAAGATACCGACGATGATAATTCTATTAGAACAAACGGTTGCGGTAGCAGTGATCGATGGCGTATTGCAGAAGATGCCACTGCGTTTTCAAGTGCTATTAGAGACATGTGGGATCCTACTTGTAATGGAGATCCTGGAAAAGTAACAGATGCAGAATATTTATGTGGTACTGCAGATAATGGTGGTGTGCATATTAACTCTGGAATACCTAATCACGCATACGCGTTATTAGTAGATGGAGGTAATTATAACGGACAAGTAATTATTGGAATTGGCTTTACTAAGGCAGCACATATATTCTGGCGTGCACAAAGCCAATATTTAACTGCTACTAGTGACTTTGTAAATTTAGCCGATGCTTTAGAGGCTTCTGCAAACGATTTGTTAGGCGTTAATTTAGAAGGTTTATCTACAACAAGTACACCTGTAGGACCATCTGGAGAAATTATAACTCCAGCAGATGTACAACAAGTAATAAATGCAATTTTAGCGGTAGAATTACGTGTAAATCCAGACGCTTGTGGCTATACACCTGTGTTGGTTGATACTGCTCCATTATGTGATAACGCAAATAATAATCCTATATTTTTTGAAGATTGGGAAAATGGTATTGGTAATTGGACATTAAGTCAAGACCAAACAGCAGGAACTTGGACTGCTAGAGATTGGGAAATTGAGACTAGTTTACCTAACGGAAGAACAGGAAGTGGTATTTATGCTATAAATGCACCAATTGGAGCACCACAATATGGAGGTGATTGTGCTTCAGATTTCCAAAACGGAATTATGCGTTTGCAAAGTCCTGTAATAACTTTGCCAGATTTTACAGATGGTAATTTTGAATTGGCATTTAATCATTACATTTCTATAGAGCCTAGCTGGGATGGCGGAAATATAAAAATGAGTATAAATGGTGGCACTTGGGATATTATACCATCTACAGCTTTTACAGCAAACCCATATAACGGTACATTAAATGGACCAGGACAAAACGATAATCCTATGGCAGGAGAAAATGTGTTTACAGGAACCGATGAAGGTTCTAATAAAGGCAGTTGGGGAACAAGTATAATAGATTTAGGAAGTTTAGGAGTTTTGGCAAATGATACGATACAATTTAGATTTGAAATGGGAACCGATGGATGTAATGGTCGAGAAGGTTGGTATCTTGATGAATTTAGAGTTTATAATTGTGCCTATGCATTATCAGTTTCAGAGTTTGAAAATCTAGAGAGTTATGTAACAGTATACCCAAACCCATCTAATGGTATTTTTACTTTACAAAATAAAAAGCCAACAACACTTGTAAATGCTAAAGTTTACGATATAAACGGACGTTTAATTAAAACAATAAACCTTAGCAATATGGCTTCAGAAAAAATAATAGATTTAAGTGAATTTTCTTCAGGTTTATATTTTATGTCTGTAGCTTCACAAACATCAACAACAGTAATTAAATTACTCAAGCAGTAA
- a CDS encoding cold-shock protein has product MSKGTVKFFNDTKGFGFITEEGVDKDHFVHVTGIIDEIREGDDVEFDLQEGKKGLNAVNVKVI; this is encoded by the coding sequence ATGAGTAAAGGCACAGTAAAATTCTTCAATGACACTAAAGGATTTGGTTTCATCACAGAAGAAGGTGTAGACAAAGACCATTTTGTACATGTTACAGGTATAATTGATGAGATTCGTGAAGGCGATGACGTTGAATTCGACTTACAAGAAGGCAAAAAAGGATTAAACGCAGTTAACGTTAAAGTTATTTAA
- a CDS encoding cold-shock protein translates to MAQGTVKFFNDSKGFGFITEEGSDKDHFVHISGLIDEVREGDAVEFDLQEGRKGMNAVNVKVI, encoded by the coding sequence ATGGCTCAAGGCACAGTAAAATTTTTCAATGATTCTAAAGGTTTCGGTTTTATAACTGAAGAAGGATCAGACAAAGACCATTTCGTACACATCTCTGGTTTAATCGACGAAGTTCGTGAAGGAGATGCAGTAGAATTCGATCTTCAAGAAGGTCGTAAAGGTATGAACGCAGTAAACGTAAAAGTTATATAA